The genomic region AATCGCTCGTACTCTGCTTTTTCCTCGCTTGTTAAAGGCTGTTTAGCATCAATTTTCGCGAATAAATCAAATCGACCAAGTCCCGTAGGCTTGAATACACAGAAAGAAATCAACGGATTTGTTTTTGCAGAAACAACGGTTCTAAGGATCTCTTTGCAAGTTTCGTCGAAACTAGCTTCCGAATCTTCGCCTTCCACGGAATAATCTAGGATCGTCGTGACATTCCCTTTACCTAGATCTTGGATGGCTTGATAACAGTCGTCGATACTTTCGCCACCACAGAATTGTTTATAAATTGTGTTTTTAATGATTCCTGTTATTGGAAGTCCAATATTCAGGGAGAAATTGGTAATGGGAGTACCAATTTTAATCAAGGTATTGCTTGCTACCATTTTGAACAACCAATAAGCCTTGTTTAAATCTTTGTCACTTTTGTTTTTAAAAGCGATTTCGGTATTGTTAAAGTCAAGCTTTGTAGGCGTTGATATATCCATGATACTATATTTTATATATTCTGCAAAAGTAGTTAATTAATTGTAGATTATTTTAATGTGAAGGTTGTAAAAAGTTGGCAATTGCATATTTTTGTTTATGCAAACGTTTACATTAAAAGGGGAGTTCATTCAGATGATCCAATTATTGAAAGTCATGAATTGGGTTGAACATGGTGCTATGGCTCAATGGGTCGTAGAAGAGGGCTTGGTTAAATACAATGGCGAGGTCGATCTGAGAAAGCGCTTGAAAGTGAAAGTAGGAGATGTCGTCGAATTTGATGGTAATAAAGTAAAGATAATTTAACGTTAAAAATCCTATCTTTAGGCTGAAATTACATTATGAAAAAGATAACAAGCTTAGGTTATGACGTGGTGTTTGAAGATGATTTGAACGAACTACAGTCTTTTTTGATTGATCATGACTACTCCCAACTATTAATACTTGTAGACCGTAATACCAATGATCACTGCTTGCCAGTGTTACAGGCGTCCATTCCAGACATCTTGGATTATGACATTATCGAAGTAGATCCCGGCGAAGAAAACAAGAATATCGATTTCTGTATCGGTGTATGGAAGACCATGCTTGATTTCGGCGCTGATCGCAAAGCTTTGATGTTGAATCTCGGGGGCGGCGTTGTTACAGATATGGGTGGATTTGCTGCAGCAACTTACAAGCGTGGGATAGACTTTATTAATGTGCCGACAACATTGCTATCGCAGGTTGATGCTTCAGTAGGAGGAAAGACAGGTATTGATCTAGACAACGTAAAGAATATCATCGGAACTTTCACGCAGCCTCAAGCTGTATTTATCTCTACAGCATTTTTGAAAACCTTAGATGAAAGACAGATACGTTCCGGTTTTGCAGAAATCATCAAGCATGGCTTAATTCAAGATAAAGATCTATACAATAAATGTAAATCTCTAACCTTGCCAGTCGTGCCGAATGAGATTATATTCGAGTCAGTACAGATTAAGAATAAGGTAATTACGGAAGATCCAACAGAAAAAGGATTGCGTAAAATCTTAAACTTCGGACACACGATAGGGCATGCAATTGAAGGATATTCTTTAGTGAATGATCAGTCCCCGCTACTACATGGCGAAGCTATTGCTATCGGGATGATCTGCGAAGCGTACTTATCCCGCCGAGTAAATAATCTTGATGAGACCGAATTGGAGGATATTTCGCACTATTTGAACGCTATCTACCCGTCCTACTCAATCGATCCATCAATATATCCTGTACTGATAGACTTGATGCGCAATGACAAGAAGAACGAGAATAACCAATTAGGCTTCGCCTTGTTGAGAAATATTGGCAACTGCGATTACAATAAATATATCGATGAAGATCTAATAATTGAAAGTTTAGATTACTATAGAAACTTAACCAATTAAGGATGAAAAAGTATGCGGTATTCATAGTGGTATTATTCACTACGATCTTCGGGTTATCCGGCATCAGTTATGCTGCAGCCAAAAAGGTCCTGATTTTTACGAAGACCGCAGGCTATCGACATGATAATATTGAGAAAGGTGTAGAAGTTTTAAAGAAACTTTATAACGATATTGGTATCCAAACGGTGCATTCGGAGGATGCAGATCTATTCTTATCAGATTCTCTAGCGACCTTTGATGCCGTACTTTTCTTCAGTACCACAGGTACGATCTTTAATAAAGAGCAGAAAGAGGCATTTCAGAAATACATGCGTTCCGGCAAAGGCTTTATGGGCATCCATGCTGCTACGGATACTGAATTCGATTGGCCTTGGTATAATCAGCTGGTTGGCGCTTATTTCTTGAGCCATCCAAAAGTACAAGAGGCGAAACTCCAGGTCTTAAATCGAATACACCCTGCAACCAAGCATCTAAACAAGATATGGCTGCACAAGGATGAATGGTATGATTTCAAAGACGTTCAACCAGGTCTCAATGTCTTAATGAATCTGGACGAGGGCTCTTACGAAGGTGGCAAAATGGGCACGGTGCATCCTATAGCTTGGTTTCGAAAGTTTGAAGGGGCTAGAATGTTTTATACTGGATTAGGACATACTAAAGAATCTTTTGATAGTATGGCTTTTCAAAAGCATGTCGTTGGAGGAATGCGCTATGTGCTAGGCATGTAAGAAACAAGTAGAAAATACTAAAGGAGGCTCAATCAGCCTCCTTTTTTTATCTGTAAAAAAAATGTTGCAAAAATATTTTTTTTATTCAAGGCTTTCCGTAACTTGTAATATAAAACCTAATAATTGAGGAGGGGCGGATAGGATTCACCAATTTGAAAGTCCGCATCGTAGTGAGGCCATTTATAAACATTCATAGCTAATTTAAACGAACAAACATGAAACACGCTTACACCCTTTACCTTCGCAAAAGTACTTAGTGTAATTCCCACACGATTTGCATTTTTATCCTAGCTAACGTATTTCGATGGCATGGGACACTATTGCGCAAAATTTTGGGAATCGACCAAGATATCATAACCTAATAAAGTCTTTCTTTCGTATCAAGGATTTATTGTAATTATTAGGGCATTCTTTAATTAAAAATATTTGCATATGTAACCATTACCCAACTCAAAAAAAACAACAAAACAACTAATATATTAAACTATGGGAAAATCAATTAAATCCATTAGTGGCTCCTATCTTCCTAAAGGGCTACTAAGGGGTGGTTTCCTGCTTTCTTTGGGACTTTTGTCAATCAGCAATATGGCTGTTGCCGAAGGCAACCTTTGGAATAGGATATCAACCCATCCACTACATGCGGTACAATCTACCGTAAAAGGCCGTGTATTAGATGCTAATACGAAAGAGCCTATTGCCGGAGCTACTGTTAAAGTGGTCGGCAAATCGACTGCCACTTCCACCGATGATGCTGGTAATTTTGAGATTAGCGCTTCAGCAAACGATGTGCTTGAAGTATCCTATATTGGGTATCTGAAGGCTTCCTCGGTGATCACTTCGGCTTCTCAAAACATTACGATCGAAATGGCTGTTGACAAAACGACCTTCGAAGAGGTCGTGGTAACGGGCTATGGTGCTCAGCGCAAGAAAGACTTGACGGGTTCTGTTGCTGTCGTAAATGTCAGTCAAT from Sphingobacterium sp. BN32 harbors:
- the aroB gene encoding 3-dehydroquinate synthase yields the protein MKKITSLGYDVVFEDDLNELQSFLIDHDYSQLLILVDRNTNDHCLPVLQASIPDILDYDIIEVDPGEENKNIDFCIGVWKTMLDFGADRKALMLNLGGGVVTDMGGFAAATYKRGIDFINVPTTLLSQVDASVGGKTGIDLDNVKNIIGTFTQPQAVFISTAFLKTLDERQIRSGFAEIIKHGLIQDKDLYNKCKSLTLPVVPNEIIFESVQIKNKVITEDPTEKGLRKILNFGHTIGHAIEGYSLVNDQSPLLHGEAIAIGMICEAYLSRRVNNLDETELEDISHYLNAIYPSYSIDPSIYPVLIDLMRNDKKNENNQLGFALLRNIGNCDYNKYIDEDLIIESLDYYRNLTN
- a CDS encoding RNA-binding S4 domain-containing protein, which translates into the protein MQTFTLKGEFIQMIQLLKVMNWVEHGAMAQWVVEEGLVKYNGEVDLRKRLKVKVGDVVEFDGNKVKII
- a CDS encoding ThuA domain-containing protein gives rise to the protein MKKYAVFIVVLFTTIFGLSGISYAAAKKVLIFTKTAGYRHDNIEKGVEVLKKLYNDIGIQTVHSEDADLFLSDSLATFDAVLFFSTTGTIFNKEQKEAFQKYMRSGKGFMGIHAATDTEFDWPWYNQLVGAYFLSHPKVQEAKLQVLNRIHPATKHLNKIWLHKDEWYDFKDVQPGLNVLMNLDEGSYEGGKMGTVHPIAWFRKFEGARMFYTGLGHTKESFDSMAFQKHVVGGMRYVLGM